A single Opisthocomus hoazin isolate bOpiHoa1 chromosome 1, bOpiHoa1.hap1, whole genome shotgun sequence DNA region contains:
- the TMSB4X gene encoding thymosin beta-4, producing MSDKPDMAEIEKFDKSKLKKTETQEKNPLPSKETIEQEKQAGES from the exons ATGTCCGACAAACCAGACATGGCCGAGATCGAGAAATTTGACAAGTCCAAATTGAAGAAGACAGAGACGCAAGAGAAAAACCCGCTGCCTTCAAAAGAAA caATTGAACAGGAGAAGCAAGCCGGTGAATCGTAA